The genomic window agcgccagaaattctctcttgaaggaccaatcacctcaaggttgttgagttctaatcttagccttaactctgtgataactgttcttattttaattttaccttaggagtcatatagtagtaattagtatctattttcattttatctccaattaagctatagtttatttttctcatcatcagcaaacatgaataaagtagtagatcttttgaataagaagcaataaaatttcgagttttaataagagaaattctaattagttaaatgtggtggcaatgctttctgtcttctaaatgaatgcttgaacagtgcatatatcttttgaatttgttgtttaagactgttaaatatgttggctcttgaaagaatgatgaacatgagacatgttattgagaatctgaaaaatcataaaaatgattcttgaagcaagaaaaagcagcaaagaacaaagcttgcagaaaaaaaaaaaaaaagcaagcagaaaaagccaaaagctcttaaaaccaaaaggcaagagcaaaaagccaaagcccttaaaaccaaaagacaagggtaataaaaaggatcccaaggctttgagaatcagtggataggagggccNNNNNNNNNNNNNNNNNNNNNNNNNNNNNNNNNNNNNNNNNNNNNNNNNNNNNNNNNNNNNNNNNNNNNNNNNNNNNNNNNNNNNNNNNNNNNNNNNNNNNNNNNNNNNNNNNNNNNNNNNNNNNNNNNNNNNNNNNNNNNNNNNNNNNNNNNNNNNNNNNNNNNNNNNNNNNNNNNNNNNNNNNNNNNNNNNNNNNNNNNNNNNNNNNNNNNNNNNNNNNNNNNNNNNNNNNNNNNNNNNNNNNNNNNNNNNNNNNNNNNNNNNNNNNNNNNNNNNNNNNNNNNNNNNNNNNNNNNNNNNNNNNNNNNNNNNNNNNNNNNNNNNNNNNNNNNNNNNNNNNNNNNNNNNNNNNNNNNNNNNNNNNNNNNNNNNNNNNNNNNNNNNNNNNNNNNNNNNNNNNNNNNNNNNNNNNNNNNNNNNNNNNNNNNNNNNNNNNNNNNNNNNNNNNNNNNNNNNNNNNNNNNNNNNNNNNNNNNNNNNNNNNNNNNNNNNNNNNNNNNNNNNNNNNNNNNNNNNNNNNNNNNNNNNNNagactagaggaacatccacttccaaacctcaaggttgttgagttctaatcttagccttaactctgtgataattgttcttattgtagttttaccttaggagtcatatagtagtaattagtatctatttcgattttatctccaattaagttatagtctatttttttcatcatcattaaacatgaataaaatagtagatcttttgaataagaggcaataaaattacGAGTTTTTAataaagagaaattctaattagttacatgtggtggcaatgctttctgtcttctgaatgaatgcttgaacagtgcatatgtcttttgaatttgttgtttaagactgttaaatatgttggctcttgaaagaatgatgaacatgagacatgttattgataatctgaaaaatcataaaaatgattcttgaagcaagaaaaagcagcaaagaataaagcttgcaaaaaaaaaaaaaaagcaagcagaaaaagccaaaagctcttaaaaccaaaaggcaagggcaaataaaaaggatcccaaggttttgagcatcagtggataggagggcctaaaggaataaaatcctggtctaagcggctaaaccaagctgtccctaaccatgtgcttgtggcaggtattacttggacgacccagtgcacttgctggtcagtggtacgcgttgtgaaaagtgtgattcgcaatttgtgCTACCAGGGGTGTAGTTAGTAAACTTCCTTACTCGGGGGAACGACTTGAAGGTCTTAGCTGGAGCTCCGTCCTTGGGGTGCTCCTTTGGCCTTTCCCTGCTACCAGGCTATCGAGCTTGCTTGTAGGCGGGCTGCCGCTTGTTGGCTGCCACAACCTAGCTAACTTCTTCATCATTGATATACTCCCTGGCCACGTTTTGAATCTCTTGCATTGTCCACACGGGCTTAGTGGTAAGGTATTTCCTGAAATCCTCGTTCAGCAACCCGTTTGTCAAGCACAAGCTGGCCACCGAGTCAGTTAGGCCGTCGATCTCTAAGCACTCGTCATTGAACCTATCTAGGTATTTCCTGGTCGGTTCGCCGGTCCTTTGTGTTACCCCGAGCAAGTTAACCGGGTGCTTCGTTTTAGCGATACGTGTGGTGAACTGAGCTAGGAAGGCACGGGTGATGTCCCCGAAGGTCGTCACCGAGCCTTGGGGGAGGGCATTGAACCAACGTATTGTCGCGCCTGCTAAGGTGATGGGGAAGACACGACATCTCACTTCGTCGCTCGCCCCTTCCagattcatcctggcctcgaaggctgTCAGATGCTCTTGCGGGTCTTGGGTCCCATCATACCTCATATCCGTTGGCTTATCGAAGTGCTTCGGTAGCCGGACCTCGAGGATAGAGTGATGGAATGGTGTTGCCCCCATGATTATGGGACGTCTCGTTCTCCTCGGTCTTTCTCTACTGTCTTCTCGGTTATCCTTGGATTGTCCCGTCGGAGGTCGGGTGTATATCATGGGGTCTCGCCGTCTTCTCGGTGCCTCTCTGCTTTTTCCTTGGCTTTGCGACTCTGGTCGGCGGTTTGGGGTGCATCTGGAACGACTTCTTCGGGGACTTTCCGAACGACTTCTATGGGGACTACTCCCTCTCCTCTGGGGAGACGGGGAGTGATCTTATCCATCAGCTGGTCTGTAGCGCTCCCGACTGGCCAGCGTTCCAGGTTTTGCACCCTGTGGCACAGCTCCTGCATTATTCTGGCAATTTCACTGCCTACCTGTCCCTCCAAAGGGACGCCTCTCTTGAGAGCGCGAGGGTGGCTCAGATCGCCGTGGGGGATCTGGTACGCTCGCGGGAGGAGGCCATGGGGGCCCTCCTACCGCCTCGGGGTGCCATTTCTCCTCCGCGTGGTTCGGCTCCATCGTCCACCTCCACAAGGCCCATCAGAAAGTCCATTCAGCccagtccccacagacggcgccaatgtccAGACACTCGGGATTCCGGACGGGTTGGAGAGGTACTCCAGGTGAGGAGGTGAGAACCAACTTGGATCAGGGCCTTTGCGCAAGCCGTGTGGTAGACGATCTCCCAGGCTCTTCGTGAAGTATAGGGGAAGCCACCTGTAATGACACTTCGACGCCCAAGTCAGGAAGTACGTAGGCAGCTATGAGAGTAAGGGTGGTAGTGACGTACGTACCTTGGGGGAGaggtaggaccctccccatatataccctGTCAGTAGGACAGACCCCACAAGAAATGTCTCCTCCCAGGAAGCTTCCTTTCCCAGCTGTCATGTGGTTGGCAGCAAGGGTGTAGGTGTAAAGATAAACTCGCTCCACTTCtcatgaaattttagtatgttattcctggtgtaaagatgaacattaggatataacttgctagttgtattgccttctcttttgtctgatttgagatacccactttgtggaGTATTTATGTTGATTCTATCAGTTTTGAtagtgtattttgttgattgttgagatgccctagtATCACTAGAAAGTTtgtttgtgtacccattattctgatagtggaagattttactGGATTAGGACCTGTGAgatttttgtccctcttttgggaTTTTCTCATGTTAAAATTCTGGTGCCTgtttatttaatttctgccattatatttgCTGCTTGTAGTATCTTTAgtattgcctatttaatcgcaCAAGTGGTGGGAGAATTATTTTTTATGCTTAAGCTATTAGGCAGGTCTGGTTTTGAACCTCAATTTTTTCAACAAAGTGGTATCTAGAGTATTGGTTGTTTATCTCTGTGCTGATTAAATAGAGAAAAATACTCATGTGCCAAATATGGTCAAATTGAATtcccaaaattattcaatttggaAGACCCTCATGAAAGATATGTTGTATAGCAAGGACTTGTATAATCCTATAGAGGAGGATAAATCCAAAGGTACTAAATTCGATGATGAACGGAAGAAGCTGAATCGGAACACATTTGCATTGATTAGGCAATGGCTTGATCTTAGCGTGTATCCACATGTTGACACCGAAACAAATGCCGAAAAGATGTAGAAGAAATTGAAAGAGTTATACGAGAGAAAGAATTTGCAAAATGAAGCATTCTTGATTAAGAAACTTGTCAATATGTAGTATATTGAAGGTAAATCAATGCCGGAGCACTTGAGCATTTTTCAGGAGACGATGAACCAACTGACAAAGAATGAAATCACTTTGAATGATGATGAATTGCAAGCCTTGTTGTTGTTGAGCTCTTTGCCTGACAGTTGGAAAGTTCTGATTGTGACACTGACTAACTCATCtccaaaagaaaagttgatgtTAGTAATGGTTAAAGAGAGCATGTTGAATGAAGAAGCCAGAAGAAGAGAGTGAGGTTTGACTAATGCCTCCTCCCAGTCAGAAGCACTTGTTTCAGAGTCACGGGGgagaagtcaaagtagaaaacCTCACAGTTCAGACAAATCAGAGAGTCGAAACAAGTCAAAGAAAAGTACAAGCCAAGAAAAGAGTTCATTTGTCACCATTGTGGCAAGTCGgggcatatcaagaggtattgtaggttcttgaaaagagaacaatcaaggAAAAAAAATGAAGACAAAGGTAAAGATAGTGATAAAGAAACTGCTGCTATTAtttatgaagatgttcttatcacatat from Arachis ipaensis cultivar K30076 chromosome B09, Araip1.1, whole genome shotgun sequence includes these protein-coding regions:
- the LOC107616025 gene encoding uncharacterized protein LOC107616025 encodes the protein MGATPFHHSILEVRLPKHFDKPTDMRYDGTQDPQEHLTAFEARMNLEGASDEVRCRVFPITLAGATIRWFNALPQGSVTTFGDITRAFLAQFTTRIAKTKHPVNLLGVTQRTGEPTRKYLDRFNDECLEIDGLTDSVASLCLTNGLLNEDFRKYLTTKPVWTMQEIQNVAREYINDEEVS